The genome window ATTGCTTCTTACGAGGGACTGATTGTTTTTGTAGAAGTAAGGAGCAGAAGTGGAGCCGCTCAGTATGGTACACCTCAGGAATCGGTTGATATGCGTAAAATACAGCAGGTGCGCTCAACTGCATCCGTTTATTTGCAAATGACGGGAGAGATGGAACATCAGATTCGTTTTGATGTAATTGCCGTAATGCTTGATCAAGCAGGAGAGACGATATCTGTGAATCATATTGTTAATGCTTTTTAAGCATGACACGTAAATCAATGCTGTAACTTAAGATACGAAATGTATCATTTCGATATGGAAGTTCGTTTATTTCAAAATCCAAGTTTAATTATGTCTTATTATTGCATTCCTTGAAGTCTTGAAATTAGTTATTATACTTAAGCCGCAGTTCCTCATCATGCAGGAAGTGTGGCTTTTTTTAATTTTACGATGAAATGATAAAACAGAGGAGACAAACACTGATAATAAAATCAGTGTATTTCCTAAAAATATAGATACAAAATGTATCATTTGTTATAAACTAAAAA of Paenibacillus sp. FSL R5-0517 contains these proteins:
- a CDS encoding YraN family protein — protein: MVERKLGQGLGLKLTRQQKGRLGEEAARQWLLENDYRIIRQNWRCRSGEIDIIASYEGLIVFVEVRSRSGAAQYGTPQESVDMRKIQQVRSTASVYLQMTGEMEHQIRFDVIAVMLDQAGETISVNHIVNAF